One part of the Raphanus sativus cultivar WK10039 unplaced genomic scaffold, ASM80110v3 Scaffold1153, whole genome shotgun sequence genome encodes these proteins:
- the LOC108806625 gene encoding uncharacterized protein LOC108806625: MEANQLYGLSTLVVILLLSVTSTVTSKDEVVSCTMCSSCDNPCNPVQSYPPPPPPSRPPPSPSTTTACPPPPSPPSSGGGGGGSSYYYPPPSQSGGGKYPPPYGDGGQGYYYPPPYSGNYPTPPPPNPIVPYFPFYYHTPPPGSGADRFKGSNSILFALFAVFLCLV, translated from the coding sequence ATGGAAGCAAACCAGTTATACGGTTTGTCTACACTTGTTGTTATTCTGTTATTGTCGGTGACTTCGACAGTGACATCAAAGGACGAGGTTGTTTCCTGTACAATGTGTTCTTCATGCGACAATCCTTGTAACCCCGTCCAGTCATATCCTCCCCCTCCGCCACCTTCTCGCCCACCACCGTCTCCATCAACCACCACCGCATGTCCTccacctccttctcctcctagctccggcggtggtggtggtggtagctcTTACTATTACCCTCCTCCATCTCAGTCCGGTGGCGGAAAATACCCTCCTCCGTACGGTGACGGTGGTCAAGGTTATTACTATCCTCCTCCGTATTCAGGAAACTATCCTACTCCCCCTCCGCCTAATCCGATCGTCCCTTACTTCCCGTTTTACTATCATACGCCACCACCAGGTTCTGGAGCAGATCGGTTTAAGGGTTCTAACTCTATTCTGTTTGCTCTTTTCGCTGTCTTTCTCTGTTTAGTGTGA